A genomic segment from Stappia indica encodes:
- a CDS encoding YdcH family protein codes for MSLQSHLVELKKRHSDLERKLEEAMRHPSADSLELATLKRQKLQLKDEIERISSGSTLH; via the coding sequence ATGTCCCTTCAGTCGCATCTGGTCGAGTTGAAGAAGCGCCACTCGGATCTTGAGCGAAAACTGGAAGAGGCGATGCGCCATCCAAGCGCGGACTCGCTGGAGCTCGCCACCCTCAAACGCCAGAAACTTCAGCTCAAGGACGAGATCGAGCGGATTAGCTCCGGTTCCACCCTGCACTGA
- a CDS encoding YdcH family protein: MDSEFDDKTVRIELARLRQEHRDLDMAIGAMVETGRADALQLQRLKKKKLSLKDRISTLEDRLLPDIIA, encoded by the coding sequence ATGGACAGCGAATTCGACGACAAGACGGTGCGCATCGAGCTTGCGCGCCTGCGTCAGGAACACCGGGATCTCGACATGGCCATCGGCGCCATGGTGGAGACCGGGCGCGCCGACGCCTTGCAGCTTCAGCGGCTGAAGAAGAAGAAGCTGTCGCTGAAGGACCGCATCTCGACGCTCGAGGATCGCCTGCTCCCCGACATCATCGCCTGA
- the purE gene encoding 5-(carboxyamino)imidazole ribonucleotide mutase — MGEANPQVAIIMGSQSDWPTMKHAADTLEALGVSHEARIVSAHRTPQRLYDFATGARDAGFKVVIAGAGGAAHLPGMTASMTPLPVFGVPIESRTLKGEDSLLSIVQMPAGIPVGTLAIGRAGAVNAALLAAAVLALTDSGLAERLDAWRQRQSDAVAEHPSDDA; from the coding sequence ATGGGCGAGGCAAATCCGCAAGTGGCGATCATCATGGGCAGTCAGTCCGACTGGCCGACCATGAAACACGCCGCCGACACGCTGGAGGCGCTCGGCGTCTCGCATGAGGCGCGCATCGTCTCGGCCCACCGCACGCCCCAGCGGCTCTACGACTTTGCGACCGGCGCGCGCGATGCCGGCTTCAAGGTGGTGATTGCCGGTGCCGGCGGCGCCGCCCACCTGCCCGGCATGACCGCCTCCATGACACCGCTCCCCGTGTTCGGCGTGCCGATCGAATCCCGCACGCTGAAAGGCGAGGACAGCCTCCTGTCCATCGTCCAGATGCCGGCCGGCATTCCCGTCGGCACGCTCGCCATCGGCCGGGCCGGCGCGGTCAACGCCGCCCTGCTCGCGGCCGCGGTGCTCGCCCTGACCGACAGCGGCCTTGCCGAGCGGCTCGACGCGTGGCGCCAGCGCCAGTCGGACGCCGTCGCCGAACACCCTTCCGACGACGCATGA
- a CDS encoding 5-(carboxyamino)imidazole ribonucleotide synthase, with protein MIKTGDRPLRPGDTIGILGGGQLGRMIALAAAPLGLKTHIFCPDPSSPAFDVAHTHTIAGYDDISALDIFAASVDVVTYEFENVPGPTASHLAARVPVRPGPRALAVSQDRLEEKSFLQAAGIPVAGFWRVDSDDDAVAALGQAGGKGILKTRRLGYDGKGQILLRSAADARDAFTRLGRQAAIMEAFVPFEREVSVIAARGVDGTLRAYDVAENVHRDHILKTSTVPAALSPELAAQARQMAETICERLDYVGVIGVEMFVLPEEAAGPRLVVNEIAPRVHNSGHWTQDACQVSQFEQHVRAVAGWPLGSAERHSDVVMENLIGEEADRWEEILAEAGASLHLYGKAESRPGRKMGHVNRIRPLRA; from the coding sequence ATGATCAAGACCGGCGACCGGCCTTTGCGGCCCGGCGACACGATCGGCATTCTCGGCGGCGGCCAGCTCGGCCGCATGATCGCGCTCGCGGCAGCCCCACTCGGCCTGAAGACCCACATCTTCTGCCCCGATCCGTCCAGCCCCGCCTTCGACGTCGCCCATACCCACACCATCGCCGGCTATGACGACATCTCCGCGCTCGACATCTTCGCCGCCTCCGTCGACGTGGTGACCTACGAGTTCGAGAACGTCCCCGGCCCGACCGCCAGCCACCTGGCCGCCCGCGTGCCGGTGCGCCCCGGCCCGCGCGCCCTTGCGGTCTCGCAGGACCGGCTGGAGGAAAAGAGCTTCCTGCAGGCCGCCGGCATTCCCGTCGCCGGCTTCTGGCGCGTCGACAGCGACGACGACGCGGTCGCAGCGCTTGGCCAGGCCGGCGGCAAAGGCATCCTCAAGACACGGCGTCTCGGCTATGACGGCAAGGGCCAGATCCTGCTGCGCTCGGCGGCGGATGCGCGCGACGCCTTCACCCGGCTCGGCCGCCAGGCCGCGATCATGGAAGCCTTCGTTCCCTTCGAGCGCGAGGTTTCGGTCATCGCCGCGCGCGGGGTCGACGGCACCTTGCGCGCCTATGACGTTGCCGAGAACGTCCACCGCGACCACATCCTCAAGACCTCGACCGTCCCGGCCGCCCTGTCGCCGGAACTCGCCGCGCAGGCCCGGCAGATGGCCGAGACCATCTGCGAGCGGCTCGACTATGTCGGGGTGATCGGCGTCGAGATGTTCGTGCTGCCGGAGGAAGCCGCCGGCCCGCGCCTCGTCGTCAACGAGATCGCCCCGCGCGTGCACAATTCCGGCCACTGGACACAGGACGCCTGCCAGGTCTCGCAGTTCGAGCAGCATGTGCGCGCCGTCGCCGGCTGGCCGCTGGGCAGCGCCGAGCGCCATTCCGACGTCGTCATGGAGAACCTGATCGGCGAGGAGGCCGACCGCTGGGAAGAGATCCTCGCGGAGGCCGGCGCCTCGCTGCATCTCTACGGCAAGGCGGAAAGCCGCCCGGGCCGCAAGATGGGCCACGTCAACCGCATCCGTCCGCTGAGGGCTTGA
- a CDS encoding MATE family efflux transporter gives MNDTSPVRAAGRFSVLWRGDILPTLALGAPIAGAQVAQMAVNTADVLMIGWLGATELAAAVLAFNLYIVLWLFGMGVLQAVIPLAAQARGQGKVRELRRAVRMGFWFVAFYSVPAWAVMWHTEELLIALGQKPEVAVLAGGYARIMMVTLLPSLLTMALRSFVTVMERAQAVLWATIAGAVLNAMVNYVLIFGHFGFPRLELVGAAIGSVITATVTLLLLVGYVLYDRQLRRYGVFGRIWRSDWPKLAEIVKLGWPIAVTLLVEVALFSGSSVLMGWIGTIDLAAHGIATQLASITFMVPIGIGQAAMIRIGLAAGRGDRPGVGRAGWTGFGIGMAFMGACAVAFWVIPGTLVGLFLDFDNPDAANVFAIGVGFLAVAALFQVFDGAQVIGGSLLRGLSDTKVPMIMAIVGYWGVGMTSAYVLGFPLGLGGIGIWLGLAAGLAFVSVLVMWRFALRERIGLL, from the coding sequence ATGAACGATACGTCTCCGGTCCGCGCGGCCGGCCGGTTTTCCGTCCTTTGGCGCGGCGACATCCTGCCGACTCTGGCGCTCGGCGCCCCGATTGCCGGAGCGCAGGTGGCGCAGATGGCGGTCAACACGGCGGATGTGCTGATGATCGGCTGGCTGGGCGCGACCGAGCTGGCCGCCGCCGTTCTGGCCTTCAACCTCTATATCGTCCTGTGGCTCTTCGGCATGGGCGTGCTGCAGGCGGTGATCCCGCTGGCGGCGCAGGCGCGCGGCCAGGGCAAGGTGCGCGAGCTGCGCCGGGCCGTGCGGATGGGCTTCTGGTTCGTCGCCTTCTATTCCGTGCCGGCCTGGGCCGTGATGTGGCACACCGAGGAGCTGCTGATCGCGCTCGGCCAGAAGCCGGAAGTCGCAGTGCTGGCCGGCGGCTATGCCCGCATCATGATGGTCACGCTGCTGCCCTCGCTGCTGACGATGGCGCTGCGCAGCTTCGTCACCGTGATGGAGCGGGCGCAGGCGGTCCTGTGGGCGACCATCGCCGGCGCGGTGCTGAACGCCATGGTCAACTATGTGCTGATCTTCGGCCATTTCGGCTTCCCGCGGCTGGAGCTGGTGGGCGCGGCCATCGGCTCGGTGATCACCGCGACGGTGACGCTGCTGCTGCTCGTCGGCTATGTGCTGTACGACCGGCAGCTGCGGCGCTACGGCGTGTTCGGCCGGATCTGGCGCTCGGACTGGCCGAAGCTGGCCGAGATCGTCAAGCTGGGCTGGCCCATCGCCGTGACGCTCTTGGTCGAGGTGGCGCTGTTTTCCGGCTCGTCGGTGCTGATGGGCTGGATCGGCACCATCGACCTGGCCGCCCACGGCATCGCGACGCAGCTCGCCTCGATCACCTTCATGGTGCCCATCGGCATCGGCCAGGCGGCGATGATCCGCATCGGCCTTGCGGCCGGACGCGGCGACCGGCCCGGCGTCGGGCGCGCGGGATGGACGGGCTTCGGCATCGGCATGGCCTTCATGGGCGCCTGCGCGGTCGCGTTCTGGGTGATCCCCGGCACCCTGGTCGGCCTGTTCCTCGACTTCGACAATCCGGATGCGGCGAATGTCTTCGCCATCGGCGTCGGCTTCCTGGCGGTCGCCGCGCTGTTCCAGGTCTTCGACGGGGCGCAGGTGATCGGCGGCAGCCTGCTGCGCGGCCTGTCCGACACCAAGGTGCCGATGATCATGGCCATCGTCGGCTACTGGGGCGTGGGAATGACCAGCGCCTATGTCCTCGGCTTCCCGCTGGGCCTCGGCGGCATCGGCATCTGGCTGGGACTGGCGGCGGGCCTTGCCTTCGTCTCCGTCCTCGTCATGTGGCGCTTCGCGCTGCGCGAGAGGATCGGCCTGCTCTGA